The Ruminococcaceae bacterium R-25 DNA segment CATGCGGGCCTGTTCCTGTCTCTGCTGGGCCTGGCGTTCAAGGGCAGCCTGATGCTCTACAGCCTTAACGACTGCAGAATCAGCTGATCTGACATTAGGATGTCTTCTTCCTTGATTATTCCTGTTATCCGGCATGTTAAAGCTCTCTTATCTCTCCGGGTAATTTCCGGTGAAGCAGGCATCACAATACCTGAATTCATCGCCGCCGAGCATGTCATCGAGATCATCCGGTTCGAGATAGCCTAAAGAATCCGCACCGATTATGCTGCAGATCTCAGGAATCGTATGCTGGCATGCGATAAGATAGTCTTCATCCGGAACATCCGTTCCGTAGTAACAGGGATGCATAAACGGCGGTGAACTGATCCTTACGTGAACCTCTGTGGCTCCCGCATTTCTTAACATATTTACCTGGTTCGCGATCGTATTGCCTCTTACGATGGAATCGTCGATAATTACGACTCTCTTGCCGTTAACTACGGCAGAGATAGGGTTAAGCTTGATCTTAACCGCCTGTTGACGCTGTTCCTGTGATGGTTTGATAAACGTTCTTCCTACATAGGAATTCTTGACGAATCCCTTTTCATAAGGTATGCCTGATTCTGCTGCAAAGCCAAGTGCAGCATCAATCCCCGATTCAGGCACGCCGATTACTATGTCGCAGTCGCAAGGATGCTTCCTCGCGAGGATCCTTCCCGCTTCTCTTCTTGCCGATGCAACAGAGATACCGTCAATTACAGAATCCGGTCTTGCGAAATAGATATACTCGAAAACACATTTCTTCATCGGACGCTTTAATCCCGAATCAACTGATCTGACGTCACCGTTCTCCACAATTACGATCTCACCGGGCTTAATGTCTCTTACGAAAGTCGCACCTACGGCTTCTAATGCGCATGTCTCGGAACAGAAGATGACCGCGTCATCCAATTTACCCATTACGAGAGGTTTTAAGCCAAACGGATCTCTTGCTGCGATAAGTTTTCTGGGGCTCATTACAAGAAGGGCATAACCGCCCTTGATAAGGCCCATGACTTCCTTTACGGCTTCTTCAACCGAAGGAGAAGTGGATCTCTTCTGTGCTATCAGATATGCGATGACCTCCGAATCGGTGGTCGTGTGAAAGATAGCACCCTTGTCTTCGAGCTCTCTTTTAAGCTCATTCGCATTGGTGAGATTTCCGTTATGTGCGATGGAAAGTGTTCCCTTTGAATACTGGGTTACGATAGGCTGGGCGTTTTCCGGAACGCTGCCGCCTGCTGTGGAATATCTTACGTGTCCGATCGCGATATCGCCTTTGAGATTACTGATCTTGTCGCTGCTCAATACATCACTGACAAGTCCCATT contains these protein-coding regions:
- a CDS encoding amidophosphoribosyltransferase yields the protein MAIHEECGIFGIHGSKFCASDVYYGLFSLQHRGQESCGIATNDDASIECVKGMGLVSDVLSSDKISNLKGDIAIGHVRYSTAGGSVPENAQPIVTQYSKGTLSIAHNGNLTNANELKRELEDKGAIFHTTTDSEVIAYLIAQKRSTSPSVEEAVKEVMGLIKGGYALLVMSPRKLIAARDPFGLKPLVMGKLDDAVIFCSETCALEAVGATFVRDIKPGEIVIVENGDVRSVDSGLKRPMKKCVFEYIYFARPDSVIDGISVASARREAGRILARKHPCDCDIVIGVPESGIDAALGFAAESGIPYEKGFVKNSYVGRTFIKPSQEQRQQAVKIKLNPISAVVNGKRVVIIDDSIVRGNTIANQVNMLRNAGATEVHVRISSPPFMHPCYYGTDVPDEDYLIACQHTIPEICSIIGADSLGYLEPDDLDDMLGGDEFRYCDACFTGNYPER